One window of the Flavobacteriaceae bacterium YJPT1-3 genome contains the following:
- a CDS encoding cupin domain-containing protein has translation MNRKEFLKTSGIGLGFALVPGIVLGKTTSTTSSGKPKIIKDGQGEVLNVIGDLQTHKLVGTETEGQITEWVDDVEPGTGIPPHVHTQEDEIFRVVKGEVEIRVGDSTTVLKAGDVAFAPKNIPHAWKVVGTEKARMITSAFPSGIEDMFQELAVLPAGPPDLVKVSDICRKYGIRFI, from the coding sequence ATGAACAGAAAAGAATTTCTCAAAACCTCGGGGATTGGATTGGGCTTTGCCCTGGTTCCCGGTATCGTGCTCGGAAAAACAACCTCCACTACTTCATCCGGAAAACCCAAGATTATCAAGGATGGTCAGGGGGAGGTGCTCAATGTCATTGGGGACCTACAAACCCATAAATTAGTCGGAACAGAAACCGAGGGCCAGATCACCGAATGGGTGGACGATGTAGAACCCGGAACGGGCATTCCCCCTCATGTGCACACCCAGGAAGATGAGATCTTTCGGGTAGTAAAAGGCGAAGTAGAAATTAGGGTTGGTGACAGTACAACGGTCCTGAAAGCGGGTGATGTGGCCTTTGCGCCCAAAAACATTCCTCATGCCTGGAAGGTAGTCGGTACCGAAAAGGCCAGGATGATCACCTCGGCCTTCCCTTCAGGTATAGAAGATATGTTCCAGGAATTGGCTGTGCTGCCTGCAGGTCCCCCGGATCTGGTTAAAGTGAGCGATATTTGTAGAAAATACGGAATTCGCTTTATCTGA